One part of the Sphingopyxis sp. PAMC25046 genome encodes these proteins:
- a CDS encoding addiction module antidote protein — MQSSELIRQLTEQPLVRDLTVEAAQAVLALRYCILCRRGERDPMPELERRWGNILAARRFRLVVEAIGHVWPEPFAVAPPCCPHVSFDEALLAAIVGAAARRDRVHFDWLTAEMLGSDAREMLFVAFENFIRARAPRPV; from the coding sequence ATGCAAAGCAGCGAGCTGATCCGCCAACTCACCGAACAGCCGCTGGTGCGCGACCTCACGGTCGAAGCCGCGCAGGCCGTGCTGGCCCTTCGCTACTGCATTCTCTGCCGCCGCGGCGAGCGCGACCCGATGCCCGAACTCGAACGCCGCTGGGGCAACATCCTCGCGGCGCGCCGCTTTCGCCTCGTCGTCGAGGCGATCGGCCATGTCTGGCCCGAACCCTTCGCCGTCGCCCCGCCCTGCTGTCCGCACGTCAGCTTCGACGAGGCACTACTCGCCGCAATCGTCGGCGCCGCCGCGCGCCGCGACCGCGTCCACTTCGACTGGCTGACCGCCGAAATGCTCGGCAGCGACGCCCGCGAGATGCTCTTCGTCGCCTTCGAAAACTTCATCCGCGCGCGGGCCCCGCGCCCGGTGTGA
- a CDS encoding ABC-F family ATP-binding cassette domain-containing protein, which yields MSPVSPSITIANLGWSTPDGRAVLSGLDLHFQRERVGVVGRNGVGKSTLLRLLTGELSPASGSIATTGSIAMLRQTVQVAAYESIADLFGARAALALLRRAEAGEASVDEIGEADWTLDARIDAALAGVGLPLAADTPLASLSGGQRTRAALAGAMFAAPDFLLLDEPTNNLDREGREAVRDLLAGWRGGAIVVSHDRELLDEMDAIVELTGLGAARYGGGWSAYRARKDIEQAAVEAELAGAEKELGRVRRQAQVTAERQARRDAGGRRKAARGDEPAILLGTLKRRAEESVGANRRLAERQRADAEQVRDAARGKIEVVDPLAVALPSTGLPASRTVLALDRISAGYVEGRPVIENLSLTLTGPERVAIAGPNGSGKSTLLALIAGTLAPWSGELRVGVPFALFDQRVGLLDPARSIADNFLDLNPGTTNNQCRAALARFRFRADAADRIAGTLSGGQMLRAGLACVLGAPHPPQLLILDEPGNHLDVESLTAVETGLAAYDGALLVVSHDRAFLDAIGVERVIALGRE from the coding sequence ATGTCTCCCGTTTCTCCCTCGATCACCATCGCCAACCTCGGCTGGTCCACGCCTGACGGCCGCGCCGTCCTTTCGGGCCTCGATCTCCATTTCCAGCGCGAGCGGGTCGGCGTCGTCGGCCGCAACGGCGTCGGCAAATCGACGCTGCTGCGCCTGCTGACCGGCGAGCTTTCGCCCGCAAGCGGCAGCATCGCGACAACCGGCAGCATCGCGATGCTGCGCCAGACGGTGCAGGTCGCGGCGTACGAAAGCATCGCCGACCTGTTCGGCGCGCGCGCCGCGCTCGCGCTGCTGCGCAGGGCCGAAGCGGGCGAAGCGAGCGTCGACGAGATCGGCGAGGCCGACTGGACGCTCGACGCGCGGATCGACGCGGCGCTGGCGGGCGTCGGCCTGCCGCTCGCCGCCGACACGCCGCTCGCGTCGCTGTCGGGCGGCCAGCGCACCCGCGCCGCGCTCGCAGGCGCGATGTTCGCCGCGCCCGACTTCCTGCTCCTCGACGAACCCACCAACAATCTTGACCGCGAGGGCCGCGAAGCCGTGCGCGATCTGCTCGCCGGCTGGCGCGGCGGCGCGATCGTCGTCAGCCACGACCGCGAACTGCTCGATGAGATGGACGCGATCGTCGAGCTGACGGGCCTCGGCGCGGCGCGCTACGGCGGCGGCTGGAGCGCCTATCGCGCGCGCAAGGACATCGAACAGGCGGCGGTCGAAGCCGAACTCGCGGGTGCCGAAAAGGAACTCGGCCGGGTGCGGCGCCAGGCGCAGGTCACCGCCGAACGGCAGGCGCGCCGCGACGCCGGCGGCCGGCGCAAGGCGGCGCGCGGCGACGAGCCCGCGATCCTGCTCGGGACGCTCAAGCGCCGCGCCGAGGAAAGCGTCGGCGCGAACCGGCGCCTCGCCGAACGCCAGCGCGCCGACGCCGAACAGGTGCGCGACGCCGCGCGCGGCAAGATCGAGGTCGTCGATCCGCTCGCCGTCGCGCTGCCCTCGACCGGGCTGCCCGCCTCGCGCACCGTCCTCGCGCTCGACCGGATCAGCGCGGGCTATGTCGAAGGCCGGCCGGTCATCGAAAATCTGTCGCTCACGCTCACCGGCCCCGAGCGCGTCGCGATCGCGGGCCCCAATGGTTCGGGCAAATCGACGCTCCTCGCACTGATCGCCGGGACGCTCGCCCCCTGGTCGGGCGAGCTACGCGTCGGCGTCCCGTTCGCGCTGTTCGATCAGCGCGTCGGCCTGCTCGACCCCGCGCGCTCGATCGCCGACAATTTCCTCGACCTCAATCCCGGTACGACGAACAACCAGTGCCGCGCCGCGCTCGCGCGCTTCCGCTTCCGCGCCGACGCCGCCGACCGCATCGCCGGGACACTCAGCGGCGGCCAGATGCTTCGCGCCGGCCTCGCCTGCGTCCTCGGCGCGCCGCACCCGCCGCAATTGCTGATCCTCGACGAGCCCGGCAACCATCTCGACGTCGAATCGCTCACCGCCGTCGAAACCGGCCTCGCCGCCTATGACGGCGCGCTGCTCGTCGTCAGCCACGACCGCGCGTTCCTCGATGCGATCGGGGTGGAACGGGTGATCGCGTTGGGGCGCGAATAG
- a CDS encoding glutathione S-transferase family protein, with the protein MIIYGSVVSPFVRKLLGYLGEKGIEFELKGVGIGDPDPGFRAASPLGKMPAMDDEGFLLADSSAIIQYVEAKYPEPALIPADPQERGRVIWWEEFADTVFAACSGKIFFNRIVAPKFLGREGDLVAAAEAESKELPGLLAYLESAIPASGFLVGDRLTLADLAVASPLMNFRHCGAGVDAAAYPKVAAWSEAILSRPSMAPWIAKEERLIERVLAG; encoded by the coding sequence ATGATCATTTACGGGTCGGTGGTATCGCCGTTCGTGCGCAAGCTGCTCGGCTATCTGGGCGAAAAGGGGATCGAATTCGAGTTGAAGGGCGTCGGCATCGGCGACCCCGACCCCGGCTTTCGGGCCGCCTCGCCGCTCGGCAAGATGCCGGCGATGGACGATGAGGGCTTCCTGCTCGCCGATTCGAGCGCGATCATCCAATATGTCGAGGCGAAATATCCCGAGCCCGCGCTGATCCCCGCCGACCCGCAGGAGCGCGGGCGCGTGATCTGGTGGGAAGAGTTCGCCGACACGGTGTTCGCCGCGTGCAGCGGCAAGATATTCTTCAACCGCATCGTCGCGCCCAAATTCCTCGGCCGCGAAGGCGATCTTGTCGCGGCGGCCGAGGCCGAGAGCAAGGAATTGCCGGGGCTGCTCGCCTATCTGGAAAGCGCGATCCCGGCGTCGGGTTTCCTCGTCGGCGACCGGCTGACGCTCGCCGACCTGGCGGTCGCGTCGCCGCTGATGAACTTCCGTCACTGCGGCGCGGGCGTCGACGCGGCGGCCTACCCCAAGGTCGCGGCATGGAGCGAGGCGATATTGTCGCGGCCGAGCATGGCGCCGTGGATCGCCAAGGAAGAGCGGCTGATCGAGCGCGTGCTGGCGGGCTGA
- a CDS encoding CHASE domain-containing protein, whose protein sequence is MRPSLWADRLLALSARFVGLVILVATLLAAGASFLYNRGEEADRADRVAIQVNMRLRDHIAVLEGVRALYQSDSQSSGPGIRAYLASLQPQVHAPGMEGIGIAVAMRQGTPAAAEAMLRQNYGRDITVWPATSQPIGFPIILVEPYTPRRQNALGYDMYSERIRREAMRRAWQTGQPAASGIVQLVQEKGVARRQPGFLIYVPIYAGRTAPGGAQPPGEASPPPVVATAPNARPIEAFVYAPFRTNDLMTAVLGSQLDAIAGLEIYAGEGPSAPLVFRHGTMGWDTHEQKLRIADRQWTMRISYGRLLERIGRPFAIFLFGFAIMLLAMQLHRLQQRRVGAFQALADEQALRAADRELMIGEMAHRMKNAFARIGALARITLRESTSLEDFEARFDGRMRALSDAKQMLVTGAVGSVELGQIVRRELDLAGVPEQQLAGISGPDVRLDDEGAQAISLAIHEFVTNSIKYGALAGKGHLAVGWHRDDGEIELDWTESDLPETPHIESESFGTQFIRTLIERQLKGSWSRTAVDNRLAIVIRWPDNGTPD, encoded by the coding sequence ATGCGCCCTTCGTTGTGGGCAGATCGGCTGCTGGCGCTCTCCGCCCGCTTCGTGGGTCTTGTGATATTGGTCGCCACGCTGCTCGCGGCGGGGGCCAGCTTTCTTTACAATCGCGGCGAGGAAGCCGACCGCGCCGACCGCGTCGCGATACAGGTCAACATGCGGCTGCGCGACCATATCGCGGTGCTTGAGGGCGTGCGCGCCCTCTATCAGTCGGACAGCCAGTCGAGCGGGCCCGGCATCCGCGCCTATCTCGCGTCGCTACAGCCGCAGGTCCACGCGCCGGGGATGGAGGGGATCGGCATCGCGGTGGCGATGCGGCAAGGAACGCCGGCGGCGGCCGAGGCGATGCTGCGCCAGAATTACGGGCGCGACATAACCGTCTGGCCCGCGACCAGCCAGCCGATCGGCTTTCCGATCATACTCGTCGAACCCTATACCCCGCGCCGCCAGAATGCGCTCGGCTATGACATGTACAGCGAGCGCATCCGGCGCGAGGCGATGCGCCGCGCGTGGCAGACCGGCCAGCCCGCGGCGAGCGGCATCGTCCAGCTCGTACAGGAAAAGGGCGTCGCGCGGCGGCAGCCCGGCTTCCTGATCTACGTCCCCATCTATGCCGGCCGCACCGCGCCCGGCGGCGCGCAGCCGCCCGGCGAGGCATCGCCGCCGCCGGTCGTCGCCACCGCCCCCAACGCGCGGCCGATCGAAGCCTTCGTCTACGCCCCCTTCCGCACCAACGACCTGATGACCGCGGTGCTCGGGTCGCAGCTCGACGCGATCGCGGGGCTCGAAATCTATGCCGGCGAAGGCCCGTCGGCGCCGCTCGTCTTCCGCCACGGCACGATGGGCTGGGATACGCACGAACAAAAACTCCGCATCGCCGACCGGCAATGGACGATGCGCATCTCCTACGGCCGGCTGCTCGAACGGATCGGGCGGCCCTTCGCCATCTTCCTCTTCGGCTTCGCGATCATGCTGCTCGCGATGCAGCTCCACCGCCTCCAGCAACGCCGCGTCGGCGCGTTCCAGGCGCTCGCCGACGAACAGGCGCTGCGCGCCGCCGACCGCGAGCTGATGATCGGCGAGATGGCGCACCGGATGAAGAACGCCTTCGCGCGCATCGGCGCGCTCGCGCGCATTACCTTGCGCGAATCGACCAGTCTCGAGGATTTCGAGGCGCGCTTCGACGGGCGGATGCGCGCGCTGTCCGACGCCAAGCAGATGCTCGTCACCGGCGCGGTCGGCAGCGTCGAACTCGGGCAGATCGTCCGCCGCGAACTCGATCTTGCCGGGGTACCCGAACAGCAGCTTGCGGGCATTTCCGGGCCCGACGTCCGCCTGGACGACGAGGGAGCGCAGGCGATCTCGCTCGCGATCCACGAATTCGTTACCAACAGCATCAAATATGGCGCGCTCGCGGGCAAGGGGCATCTTGCGGTCGGCTGGCACCGCGACGACGGAGAGATCGAACTCGACTGGACCGAAAGCGACCTCCCCGAAACCCCGCATATCGAAAGCGAAAGTTTCGGCACCCAGTTCATCCGCACCCTGATCGAGCGGCAATTGAAGGGCAGCTGGAGCCGCACCGCGGTTGACAATCGCCTCGCCATCGTCATTCGCTGGCCCGACAATGGCACCCCCGACTGA
- a CDS encoding hydantoinase B/oxoprolinase family protein produces the protein MAPPTDDMGPGPLWQIWIDRGGTFTDVVARRPDGAVVTTKYLSEDPARPGDAAVAAIRDLTGAGAGPLPPLAIRMGSTVATNALLERKGEATLLAITQGFGDALTIGYQDRPDLFARKLDRTPPPHAAVAEIAERIAPDGEVLTPLDERAARAALQAARDRGLSSVAIVLMHGYAYPAHELHLAAIAAELGFTQISTSHDVSALIKLVGRGDTTLADAYLSPVLRHYVDQFVAQLGEGIDPQFMKSSGGLASASAFHGRDAILSGPAGGIVGMVGSAAPLGKTRLIGFDMGGTSTDVSHYAGRLERDNETIVAGTRIRAPMLRIHTVAAGGGSICRWDGARLSVGPESAGANPGPAAYGRGGPLTVTDCNVLLGKIQPDHFPKLFGPNGDQPLDRAVVVEKFAAMAAEVRNITPEALAEGLLAIAVQQMANAIKRITIARGHDVTQGYSLVGFGGAAGQHVCLVADALGIDEILLHPLAGVLSAYGMGLAKPSAIRERTLALKLDEECAAPLGQVETELTAHARADLSPGAETTRETLLFVRLADSDNAIELPLAPPAEVRQAFAAAFRQRFGYAPHANLVVDRIRVELTEAGDAAASLPPPAPTAETEPETVTAWLAGAAHAIPLHQRNALVPGRSIAGPAIVIDALSTTIVEPGWTATVEQEGTLRLAKTILPVAQQWGGGSPAGADGGAERAALANARGPSTTASRSAGSSGPPDRTWIAGGNPTQHSPSPSLRDGEDKSNPDPIRLEIFNSLFMAIAEEMGGALQHSASSINIRERLDFSCAIFDGAGSLVANAPHMPVHLGSMGESVRTILRQRGPGADGRPRDGRGIRPGDAYALNAPYDGGTHLPDITVIMPVFVDSDTPSFFVAARGHHADLGGIAPGSMPPDSRSIADEGILFDNRLIVDDGHFLDADVHAHLIAGDHPARNPTLNIADLKAQVAACQRGASALADLSAAHGTATVAAYMAHGQRQAETAVRQLIARLDDGQFRYAMDNGAEVAVAVKVDREARHVTIDFTGSSATLPDNFNAPMPVVRAAVLYVLRTMLDDPIPMNEGCLAPVTLIVPADSMLSPSYPAAVVAGNVETSQVITDALFAAFGAMAPAQGTMNNFTFGNDAHQYYETIAGGSGAGPGFDGTSVIQTHMTNSRMTDPEVMETRFPVIVEEFSIRKGSGGAGRWHGGDGATRRIRFREAMAANILANRRKIAPKGLAGGDDAVPGRNWVERADGRVEMLGATGSADLEAGDAFVIETPGGGGYGNAKGDRD, from the coding sequence ATGGCACCCCCGACTGACGACATGGGTCCCGGCCCCCTCTGGCAAATCTGGATCGACCGCGGCGGCACCTTCACCGACGTCGTTGCGCGGCGCCCCGACGGCGCCGTCGTCACGACCAAATATCTCTCCGAGGATCCCGCGCGTCCCGGCGACGCCGCGGTGGCTGCGATCCGCGACCTTACCGGCGCGGGCGCGGGCCCGCTGCCCCCGCTCGCGATCCGCATGGGCTCGACCGTCGCGACCAACGCGCTGCTCGAACGCAAAGGCGAGGCCACCCTGCTCGCGATTACGCAGGGCTTCGGCGACGCGCTGACGATCGGCTATCAGGACCGCCCCGACCTCTTCGCGCGCAAACTCGACCGCACGCCGCCGCCGCACGCCGCGGTCGCCGAAATCGCCGAGCGTATCGCCCCCGACGGCGAAGTGCTGACCCCGCTCGACGAGCGCGCCGCGCGCGCCGCGCTACAGGCCGCGCGCGACCGCGGCCTTTCCAGCGTCGCAATCGTGCTGATGCACGGCTATGCCTACCCCGCGCACGAGCTTCACCTCGCCGCCATCGCCGCCGAGCTCGGCTTCACGCAAATCTCGACGAGCCACGACGTCAGCGCGCTGATCAAGCTCGTCGGCCGCGGCGACACGACGCTCGCCGATGCCTATCTCTCGCCCGTGCTGCGCCACTATGTCGATCAGTTCGTCGCGCAGCTCGGAGAGGGCATCGACCCGCAATTCATGAAAAGCTCGGGCGGCCTCGCGTCCGCGAGCGCCTTTCACGGCCGCGACGCGATCCTCTCGGGCCCCGCGGGCGGCATCGTCGGCATGGTCGGCAGCGCCGCGCCGCTCGGCAAGACGCGCCTCATCGGCTTCGACATGGGCGGCACCTCGACCGACGTCAGCCATTATGCCGGCCGCCTCGAACGCGATAACGAGACTATCGTCGCGGGCACGCGCATCCGCGCCCCGATGCTGCGCATCCATACGGTAGCGGCGGGGGGCGGCTCGATCTGCCGCTGGGACGGCGCACGCCTCTCCGTCGGCCCCGAAAGCGCGGGCGCCAACCCCGGCCCCGCCGCCTATGGCCGCGGCGGCCCGCTCACCGTCACCGACTGCAACGTCCTGCTCGGCAAGATCCAGCCCGATCATTTCCCCAAGCTCTTCGGTCCGAACGGCGACCAGCCGCTCGACCGCGCGGTGGTGGTGGAAAAATTCGCCGCGATGGCCGCCGAGGTCAGAAACATCACCCCCGAAGCGCTCGCCGAAGGCCTGCTCGCCATCGCGGTCCAGCAGATGGCGAACGCGATCAAGCGCATCACCATCGCGCGCGGCCACGACGTCACCCAAGGCTACAGCCTCGTCGGCTTCGGCGGCGCCGCGGGCCAGCACGTCTGCCTCGTCGCCGACGCGCTCGGAATCGACGAAATCCTGCTCCACCCGCTCGCGGGGGTGCTCTCGGCCTATGGCATGGGCCTCGCCAAGCCCTCGGCGATCCGCGAGCGCACGCTCGCGTTGAAACTCGACGAAGAGTGCGCTGCGCCACTCGGCCAGGTCGAAACAGAACTCACCGCTCACGCCCGCGCCGACCTGTCTCCCGGTGCCGAAACAACCCGCGAAACATTGCTCTTCGTCCGTCTCGCCGACAGCGACAATGCGATCGAACTGCCGCTCGCGCCGCCCGCAGAGGTCCGGCAGGCCTTCGCCGCCGCCTTCCGCCAGCGCTTCGGCTACGCCCCGCACGCCAACCTCGTCGTCGACCGCATCCGCGTCGAACTGACCGAAGCGGGCGACGCTGCTGCCAGCCTGCCCCCGCCCGCACCGACCGCGGAAACCGAACCCGAAACCGTCACCGCCTGGCTCGCGGGCGCGGCGCACGCCATCCCGCTCCACCAGCGCAACGCCCTCGTCCCCGGCCGCAGCATCGCCGGCCCCGCGATCGTCATCGACGCGCTCTCGACCACCATCGTCGAACCCGGCTGGACCGCGACGGTCGAGCAGGAAGGGACGCTGCGGCTCGCCAAGACGATCCTCCCTGTCGCGCAGCAATGGGGAGGCGGCAGCCCCGCAGGGGCTGACGGAGGGGCCGAGCGCGCCGCGCTCGCTAACGCTCGCGGCCCCTCCACCACCGCTTCGCGGAGCGCTGGGTCGTCCGGTCCCCCGGACCGGACTTGGATTGCCGGGGGCAATCCAACCCAGCACTCCCCCTCCCCATCGCTGCGCGACGGGGAGGATAAATCGAACCCCGACCCGATCCGCCTCGAAATCTTCAACAGCCTGTTCATGGCGATCGCCGAGGAAATGGGCGGCGCGCTCCAGCACAGCGCCTCGTCGATCAACATCCGCGAGCGGCTCGATTTCTCCTGCGCGATCTTCGACGGCGCGGGCAGCCTCGTCGCCAACGCGCCGCACATGCCGGTGCACCTCGGCTCGATGGGCGAAAGCGTCCGCACCATCCTGCGCCAGCGCGGTCCCGGCGCCGACGGCCGGCCGCGCGACGGCCGCGGCATCCGCCCCGGCGACGCCTATGCGCTCAACGCCCCCTATGACGGCGGCACGCATCTTCCCGACATCACCGTCATCATGCCAGTTTTCGTGGACAGCGACACCCCAAGCTTCTTCGTCGCCGCGCGCGGCCACCACGCCGACCTCGGCGGTATCGCCCCCGGCTCGATGCCCCCCGACAGCAGGAGCATCGCCGACGAAGGCATCCTCTTCGACAACAGGCTCATCGTCGACGACGGCCATTTCCTCGACGCCGATGTCCACGCACATCTGATCGCGGGCGACCACCCTGCCCGCAACCCCACGCTCAACATCGCCGACCTGAAGGCACAGGTCGCCGCCTGCCAGCGCGGCGCCAGCGCGCTCGCCGACCTCTCGGCCGCGCACGGCACTGCTACCGTCGCGGCCTATATGGCGCACGGCCAGCGTCAGGCTGAAACCGCCGTCCGCCAGCTCATCGCGCGGCTCGACGACGGCCAGTTCCGCTACGCGATGGACAATGGCGCCGAAGTCGCGGTCGCCGTGAAGGTCGACCGCGAAGCGCGCCACGTCACGATCGACTTCACCGGTTCGTCGGCGACGCTCCCGGACAATTTCAACGCGCCGATGCCGGTCGTCCGCGCCGCCGTCCTCTATGTGCTGCGCACGATGCTCGACGATCCGATCCCGATGAACGAGGGTTGCCTCGCCCCCGTCACGCTGATCGTCCCCGCGGACTCGATGCTCAGCCCCAGCTATCCCGCCGCGGTCGTCGCGGGCAATGTCGAGACGAGCCAGGTCATCACCGACGCGCTGTTTGCAGCCTTCGGCGCGATGGCCCCGGCGCAGGGCACGATGAACAATTTCACCTTCGGCAATGACGCGCACCAATATTATGAGACGATCGCTGGCGGTTCGGGCGCCGGTCCCGGCTTCGACGGCACCAGCGTCATTCAGACGCATATGACCAACAGCCGCATGACCGACCCCGAAGTGATGGAAACGCGCTTCCCTGTCATCGTCGAGGAGTTTTCGATCCGCAAAGGCTCGGGCGGCGCGGGCCGCTGGCACGGCGGCGATGGCGCCACGCGCCGTATCCGCTTCCGCGAAGCGATGGCGGCGAACATCCTCGCCAATCGCCGCAAGATCGCGCCAAAGGGCCTCGCGGGCGGCGACGATGCCGTACCGGGGCGCAACTGGGTCGAACGCGCCGACGGCCGGGTCGAAATGCTGGGCGCCACCGGCAGCGCCGATCTCGAAGCGGGCGACGCCTTCGTGATCGAAACGCCCGGCGGCGGGGGCTATGGAAATGCCAAGGGGGATCGGGATTGA
- a CDS encoding DUF969 domain-containing protein, with amino-acid sequence MLVLIGILIIIAGFLLRFNPLLVIMASALATGLAAGLDVTAIVAAFGKAFNDTRYVSIVWIVLPVIGLLEAYGLQQHARTLIGRMKGATLGRLLTSYLLLRQAMAAVGLTSVAGHPQTVRPLVAPMAEAAAEAKNAALTEDQREEVKAFAAATDNVGLFFGEDIFLAIGSILLMKGVLEGYGYIIEPLHFSLWAIPTAIAAFIIHGLRLRRLEQRMAKAEASA; translated from the coding sequence ATGCTCGTCCTGATCGGCATCCTCATCATCATCGCGGGCTTCCTGCTCCGCTTCAATCCCTTGCTCGTCATCATGGCTTCCGCCCTCGCGACCGGGCTCGCGGCCGGACTCGACGTCACCGCGATCGTCGCCGCCTTCGGAAAGGCGTTCAACGACACGCGCTATGTCTCGATCGTCTGGATCGTCCTCCCCGTCATCGGCCTGCTCGAAGCTTACGGCCTGCAACAGCACGCCCGCACGCTAATCGGCCGGATGAAGGGCGCGACGCTCGGCCGTCTGCTAACCTCCTACCTCTTGCTCCGTCAGGCGATGGCCGCGGTCGGCCTGACCTCGGTCGCGGGGCACCCCCAGACCGTCCGCCCGCTCGTCGCGCCGATGGCCGAAGCCGCCGCCGAGGCGAAGAACGCCGCGCTCACCGAAGACCAGCGCGAGGAGGTCAAGGCCTTCGCCGCCGCCACCGATAATGTGGGACTCTTCTTCGGCGAGGACATCTTCCTCGCGATCGGATCGATCCTGCTGATGAAGGGCGTGCTCGAAGGCTATGGCTATATCATCGAGCCGCTTCACTTCTCGCTGTGGGCGATCCCGACCGCGATCGCCGCCTTCATCATCCACGGCCTCCGCCTCCGCCGCCTCGAACAGCGCATGGCAAAAGCGGAGGCGAGCGCATGA